In the Rhodoferax fermentans genome, CACCGGCTGGTTCAACATCGCGTTGCGGATGCCCAGCGCGGTGGCCTGCAGCGCAAAACGCTCATAACAGCGCCCCACCTCCACCCAGTGGGCCTTGTCAGCGGCTTGCCCCACAAACACAGCGATCCCCGCGGAACTGCGCACCTGCCGCGCCAGCTTGTCGTTCTCACTTTTTGGGGTGACCACCCAGTCAAATAACCTGTCACCCAACCAGGCCGGCACACTCGGGTTGCCCGACGCCGCGCTGTACAGGCCGTCGCGCGTGCGCGCCGCGTCCGCGCCGTTAAAACGCAGCCAGGTCTTGAGCTCGGTGACAAAGGCCGGGTCCGCCAGCTGGGCCGTGTTGCCGTGCAGAATGAGATCGAGCACCTGCGCCATCGCTGCGGGCTCGGTCAGCAACAGCAGCTGCACAGTGTTTGAGCTGCCCGCACGCTGCAGCAACGCCAGCTCGGCAGTGCTGAGCGGCTGGCCGTCATAGTCACCCCGGGTGCATTGGCGCAGCGGGATGGCCTTGAACACATCGGTGGCCTGCGCCGCCGTGGGGCTGAGCGACACGCGCAGCGCGTCGGTGGCGGGATCAAACACCCCCTCGCCCTGGAGCCCATGGGCCTGTGCGGCCTGGGTCAGGTTCTCGGCCGCGCACCCCAGCGACACAAACACATGGTGCAAGTCCGGGTCCACCACAGGGCACAAGCGCGTCCGGTCAGGCAGGATGCTGATGGCCTGGCCGCTGCGGTCCAGCGCAAACTTCCAGCACTGCGTGTTGTGGCTGGACGGCGCCAGCGTGGCGTAACGCACCAGCTCACGACTGAGTGCGGCGCCATTGAACCCGGTCAACGCCCCCAGCCGCCAGGTCTGATCGGCCACCGACTCGTAACTGTTTTCTGCGGGTTTTGATGGACAACC is a window encoding:
- a CDS encoding Acg family FMN-binding oxidoreductase; translated protein: MFTRRHFTTSALLGGSLALAGCPSKPAENSYESVADQTWRLGALTGFNGAALSRELVRYATLAPSSHNTQCWKFALDRSGQAISILPDRTRLCPVVDPDLHHVFVSLGCAAENLTQAAQAHGLQGEGVFDPATDALRVSLSPTAAQATDVFKAIPLRQCTRGDYDGQPLSTAELALLQRAGSSNTVQLLLLTEPAAMAQVLDLILHGNTAQLADPAFVTELKTWLRFNGADAARTRDGLYSAASGNPSVPAWLGDRLFDWVVTPKSENDKLARQVRSSAGIAVFVGQAADKAHWVEVGRCYERFALQATALGIRNAMLNQPVEVAALRPQLASLLGLGGQRPDLVVRFGRGPSLPRSLRRPVEAVLV